TCTTCGGCACGTTTCTGGCCAACGCCTACACCGACGCCGGCCTGTTCGGCCAGGCCGAGGCGACGCTCTCCCGCGTCGTCCGCCACGAGTCCGACCTGGCGCCGGGCAACGTGCTACGGCTGGAGTGGGCGATCGCGCGCACGTACATCGAGCAGGGCCGGCTGGCGATCGCCGAGACGTACGTCCGCCGCATCCTCGCCCGCATCGACGCCGCCGAGCACGAGGAGCTCACCGGTCAGGCCCGGCTGCTGCTGGCCCGCGTCCTCGCCGACCAGGGACGGCTGGACGAGGCCGCGACGAACCTCGACGAGACCGAGCGGCTGCTCGCGTCGGCGCCCAGGGTCGAGCTCACCGTGCTCTCGCTCGACCGCGCCCGGATCGCCTTGGCCCGCGGCGACGTCGACGAGGCGGAGGGGCATCTGCGCCGGGCGCTCGAGCGCACCGAGTCGACCGAGCCCGGCCACGCCGGCGTCGCCTACGGGCTGATGGCCGAGGTCGAGCTCGCCCGCGGCAACCTCGATCGGGCCCGGTTCCTGTGCCGGCAGGCGGTCGAGCTGCTCGCGGGGACGGCCACCCCCCGCTATGCCGACCGGGTCCGGGAGACGCTTGCCGAGGTCGAGGAGCAGGCCGGCGATCTCGAGGCGGCGCTGGCCGCCCTGCGCGCCCGCAGCACGGCTGCCCGCACGCGATAACGCCACGTCTGTCGCGATGTTCCGCCGCGTGCGCGGCGGGGTAGCGAAGGTGGATGCCCTCGACCGTGACACGATCGCCGGCACGGCGGGCTCCGCAGCCGCCTGCCCGCTCCGGCGGCTCGGTACGCGCGATGGCGGTGGTGTGGATCGCCTGGGTGGTGCTGATGGCGGGGGTGAACCTGCCGACGCCGCTCTATGCCGTCTACAGCCAGCGGTTCGGGTTCTCGAGCGCGGTGCTGACGGCCGTCTTCGCCCTCTACGCCTTCGTGCTCGTGCCGGCGCTCATGCTCTTCGGCCAGCTCTCCGACCGGCTGGGCCGGCGGATCGTGCTGCTGATGGGTCTCGGCGCGGGCGCCGCCGGCCTGGTCGTCTTCGCGTTCGCAGAGGACACGGCCTGGCTCTTCGCCGGCCGCGCGCTCCAGGGCCTCGCCGTCGGCATGGCCTCGAGTGCGGCGACGGCGGCGCTGGTCGAGCTCGAGCCCAAGCGCGACGCCCGCCGCCCCGCCCTGTTGGCGGGGCTGGCGCAGGCCGGAGGCAGCGGCGCGGGGCCGCTGGTCGCAGGCCTGCTGGCCCAGTGGGCGCCGGATCCGCTGCGCCTGCCCTACTTCGTGCTCCTGGCCGCCACCGGCGCCGTGGCTTTGCTCGCGGCTCGCATCCCCGAGCCGCTGCGCGGACGCAGCGGTCGTTGGCAGGTCACCCGCCCGGCCGTCCCGGCCGGGATCCGCCGCCCGTTCGCGCGCATCGCGCTCACCGCGGCGGTGCTGTGGGCCGCGGTCGCGATGTTCCTCTCGATCGTCCCGTCATATGCCGCGAAGCTGCTCCAGACGTCGAACCTGGCACTGCTGGGCGTGATCACGGCGGTCATGCTGGCGGCCTCGTGCGGCGCCCAGGTCGTCGCGCATCGCGGGATGGCGTCGCGGCGGGCGCAGCAGGCCGGGCTCGTGCTGCTCGCGCTCGGGCTCGCCGGCCTCGTCGTCGCTTCGCCCCTCGGATCGCTCGCGCTCCTGCTGGGCGCTGCCGTGCTGACGGGCACCGGTCACGGAATAGGGTTCCTGTATGCCCAGGACGACCTCAACCGGATCGCCCCGGCTGACCGCCGCGGTGAGGTCACGGCGGCCTTCATCACCTGCATCTACGTCGCGGTGGCCGGCTCCGTGATCACGGTCGGCCTGCTCGACACGCGCGTCTCCCTGGCCGTCGCGGTCGGCATCGTCGCGGCGGTGCTCTCATGCCTCTCGCTCGCCGCGTGCGCGTGGCACCGGTACGGCGAGGTATAGATGGTTGATTCCAATCCCCCGCGCGCCTGGACGTCCCACTGCGATGGAGGTTCGGGTCGTGGCGGGGCTGCGGCTGCGAACCGTCGCGTCGCTCCGCCGTCGGTCGCGCCCATATTTCGTTCCAATATGAACGCTCCCTGCGTCCTTGCGCTGCTCGGTTCGCACCCGTCCAGGACATCACGGGAATCGGAGTCAACCATCTGATGCGCCCGCCCTGGCGGGTGCCGCCGCTGCTCCGCCAGCGGGTCTTCCGCAACTACTGGTCGGCCCAGAGCATCTCGATGCTCGGAGACCAGGTCTCCGCGCTCGCGCTGCCGCTCGTCGGCGTGCTCACCCTGCACGCGTCGCCGGCCGCGATGGGTGTCCTGACCGCGCTCGTCTGGGCCCCGAACCTCGTGTTCGCCGTGCACGCGGGCGCGCTCACGGACCGGCTCGGCCGCCGCCGCCGGGTGATGATCGCGAGCGACCTGGCCCGGGCCGTCCTGCTCGTGAGCGTCCCGGTCGCCGCCTGGATGGACGTGCTGACGATGGCCCAGCTCTATGCCGTCGCGTTCGCGGTCGGCACCCTGAGCGTGTTCTTCAACGTCTCGGACGCGACGCTCTTCATGTGTGTCGTCGAGCGGGACGAGTTCATGGCCGCGAACTCGCTCGTCTACGGCAGCCGCGCCGCGACCTTCATGGCAGGGCCGAGCCTCGGAGGCATCCTCACGCAGGCCGTCACCGCCCCGGCCGCGCTGCTCGTCGACGCCGTCTCGTTCGTGGGGTCGGCCGGGTTCCTGGGCCGCGTCGACCCGGTCGAGCCGCCGCCGCAGCCGCCCGAGCCGGGGCACGTGACGGCGGGCATCCGCTACGTGCGCGGCTCGCCGATCGTCTTCTACGAGTTGGCCTCGTGCGCGATGGTGAACTTCTTCAACTTCGCGTTCTTCGCGGTCTTCCTGCTCTACGCCACCCGCGAGCTGCACGTGCGCGCGGGCACGCTCGGCGTCGTCCTCGGCGCCGCGGCGGTGGGCAGCCTGATCGGCGCCTTCCTGACCGGGCGGATCGCCGGGCGGATCGGTGTCGGCCCGGCGTTCTGCGTCGGGATCGTGCTCTTCCCGGCGCCGCTGATCCTGGTGCCGCTGGCCGGCGGGCCGCACGCCCTGGTGCTCGCCTGCCTGTTCCTGGCGGAGTTCGGGTCAGGCGTCGGCGTCATGATCCTCGACATCACCGCCGGGTCGATCACCGCCTCGGTTGTCCCCGGCCGGCTGCGCGCCCGGGTCGCGGGCGCGTTCAGCATCGTGAACTACGGCGTCCGCCCGCTCGGGGCGCTGGCCGCCGGGGCGGCGGCCTCGGTGATCGGCATCCACGACACGCTCTGGATCGCCACCGTCGGCGGGGCGCTGAGCGCGCTCTGGCTCGTGCCCTCGCCCCTGCCGCACCTGCGGACGCTCCCGGCCGAGCCGATCGAGGTGCAGCCGCCGG
The window above is part of the Gaiellales bacterium genome. Proteins encoded here:
- a CDS encoding tetratricopeptide repeat protein, with protein sequence RHAPVHISDPRAFGARVRQTRIERGMSLREAAFPGCTASYLSRVEAGLRVPSPAVVSALAARLGVDPEDLLGRSLGHGVDATRLAAAEIAARLGDPGAPVELEALLAEANARNDLRARSQILEALGLIELERRSDERAATLLQAAVDVDVPTGPRARPALHRALGRAYAGMGDLSRSIAVLSAAFDDAAAEPPDPALMTLFGTFLANAYTDAGLFGQAEATLSRVVRHESDLAPGNVLRLEWAIARTYIEQGRLAIAETYVRRILARIDAAEHEELTGQARLLLARVLADQGRLDEAATNLDETERLLASAPRVELTVLSLDRARIALARGDVDEAEGHLRRALERTESTEPGHAGVAYGLMAEVELARGNLDRARFLCRQAVELLAGTATPRYADRVRETLAEVEEQAGDLEAALAALRARSTAARTR
- a CDS encoding MFS transporter — protein: MAVVWIAWVVLMAGVNLPTPLYAVYSQRFGFSSAVLTAVFALYAFVLVPALMLFGQLSDRLGRRIVLLMGLGAGAAGLVVFAFAEDTAWLFAGRALQGLAVGMASSAATAALVELEPKRDARRPALLAGLAQAGGSGAGPLVAGLLAQWAPDPLRLPYFVLLAATGAVALLAARIPEPLRGRSGRWQVTRPAVPAGIRRPFARIALTAAVLWAAVAMFLSIVPSYAAKLLQTSNLALLGVITAVMLAASCGAQVVAHRGMASRRAQQAGLVLLALGLAGLVVASPLGSLALLLGAAVLTGTGHGIGFLYAQDDLNRIAPADRRGEVTAAFITCIYVAVAGSVITVGLLDTRVSLAVAVGIVAAVLSCLSLAACAWHRYGEV
- a CDS encoding MFS transporter; translation: MRPPWRVPPLLRQRVFRNYWSAQSISMLGDQVSALALPLVGVLTLHASPAAMGVLTALVWAPNLVFAVHAGALTDRLGRRRRVMIASDLARAVLLVSVPVAAWMDVLTMAQLYAVAFAVGTLSVFFNVSDATLFMCVVERDEFMAANSLVYGSRAATFMAGPSLGGILTQAVTAPAALLVDAVSFVGSAGFLGRVDPVEPPPQPPEPGHVTAGIRYVRGSPIVFYELASCAMVNFFNFAFFAVFLLYATRELHVRAGTLGVVLGAAAVGSLIGAFLTGRIAGRIGVGPAFCVGIVLFPAPLILVPLAGGPHALVLACLFLAEFGSGVGVMILDITAGSITASVVPGRLRARVAGAFSIVNYGVRPLGALAAGAAASVIGIHDTLWIATVGGALSALWLVPSPLPHLRTLPAEPIEVQPPATAQVPAAGGP